A window of Chitinophaga sp. MM2321 contains these coding sequences:
- the nusA gene encoding transcription termination factor NusA — translation MASINLIESFTEFKEAENIDRPTLMKVLEDVFKTLLRKKYGSDENFDVIVNTEKGDLEILRRRTIVADGEVEDDNAQIAYSEAIKVEPDYQVGEDLYEEVEILDFGRRAILAAKQTLSARIGDLKKNILVKKYADKAGEIVNGEVYQVWKKEVLLLDDEGNELILPKSEQIPTDYFKKGENVRAVVKKVEMKNNAPLIILSRTHPSFLAKLLEIEVPEIFDGLIVIKKIVREPGERAKVAVESYDDRIDPVGACVGMKGSRIHGIVRELRNENIDIINFTTNIQLLIQRSLTPARISRMEVDNENKYASVYLNPDQVSLAIGKKGVNIKLACELTGFEIDVFRDEAQEQSEFDIDLEEFSDEIEEWIIDELKRIGCDTARSVLELTTEELVRRSDLEEETVQDVRRILQEEFDKE, via the coding sequence ATGGCTAGTATTAACCTGATTGAGTCATTCACCGAGTTCAAGGAGGCGGAAAACATTGACCGTCCTACGTTGATGAAGGTATTGGAAGATGTGTTCAAAACACTGCTGCGGAAAAAGTATGGCTCTGATGAGAACTTTGACGTGATTGTAAATACGGAGAAAGGCGACCTTGAAATATTACGCCGTCGTACAATCGTTGCAGATGGAGAGGTGGAAGATGACAATGCACAAATCGCTTATTCTGAGGCTATAAAAGTAGAACCGGATTACCAGGTAGGAGAAGATCTGTACGAAGAAGTAGAGATACTGGATTTCGGCCGCAGGGCTATCCTGGCGGCTAAGCAAACCTTATCTGCCCGTATCGGTGATCTCAAAAAGAACATCCTCGTAAAGAAATATGCTGATAAAGCAGGTGAAATTGTAAATGGAGAAGTTTACCAGGTTTGGAAAAAAGAAGTTTTATTGCTTGATGATGAGGGGAATGAGTTAATTTTGCCTAAATCTGAACAAATACCCACAGATTATTTCAAAAAAGGGGAAAACGTAAGAGCGGTAGTGAAAAAAGTGGAGATGAAGAATAACGCTCCACTCATCATTCTTTCCCGCACTCATCCATCCTTCCTTGCTAAATTGCTGGAAATTGAGGTGCCTGAGATCTTTGACGGACTAATTGTAATTAAGAAAATCGTTCGCGAACCCGGTGAAAGAGCGAAAGTTGCCGTAGAATCCTACGATGACCGTATTGACCCGGTAGGAGCCTGTGTGGGTATGAAAGGTAGCCGTATACACGGTATCGTTCGCGAACTCAGAAATGAAAATATCGATATTATCAACTTTACCACCAACATTCAACTGTTGATCCAGCGTTCATTAACACCCGCCAGGATCAGCCGGATGGAAGTGGATAACGAAAATAAATATGCTTCTGTTTACCTGAACCCTGACCAGGTTTCCCTGGCCATCGGTAAAAAAGGGGTAAACATAAAGCTGGCTTGTGAACTGACCGGTTTCGAAATAGATGTATTCCGCGACGAAGCCCAGGAACAATCCGAATTTGATATCGATCTGGAAGAATTCTCAGATGAAATCGAAGAATGGATCATAGACGAACTGAAAAGAATAGGTTGTGACACTGCCCGCAGCGTATTAGAGTTAACCACTGAAGAGCTGGTTCGCCGTTCGGATCTTGAAGAAGAGACAGTGCAGGATGTAAGAAGAATATTACAGGAAGAGTTTGACAAAGAATAA
- a CDS encoding ribosome maturation factor has product MKGTRYCPLPLFGMANEHVIKTIRDMAEGLLIDDPDNFLVDIRIKPTNNIKLFLDGDKGVPVEKLVSFNRKLYPLLEAAELFPDNDFSLEVSSPGLDEPLKLHRQYLKNIGRKVEVTLLDGTVKEGTLLVVTEEMINIEEVIGKKKEKISTDLKLNEIKHTKVCIVF; this is encoded by the coding sequence ATGAAGGGGACGAGATATTGTCCCCTTCCGCTTTTTGGTATGGCAAACGAACACGTGATAAAAACTATCCGGGATATGGCAGAAGGACTGCTGATAGACGATCCCGACAACTTTTTGGTAGACATCAGAATAAAGCCCACTAACAATATAAAGCTCTTTTTAGATGGGGATAAGGGGGTGCCGGTTGAAAAGCTGGTATCTTTTAACCGTAAGTTATATCCTTTACTGGAAGCAGCTGAACTGTTCCCTGACAACGATTTCTCCCTGGAGGTATCTTCACCCGGACTGGATGAGCCCTTGAAATTGCACAGACAATACCTTAAAAATATTGGACGCAAAGTGGAAGTGACCCTCCTGGATGGCACTGTTAAGGAAGGGACATTGCTGGTAGTAACGGAGGAGATGATCAACATCGAAGAAGTTATTGGCAAAAAGAAAGAAAAGATATCCACCGATTTAAAACTTAATGAAATAAAGCACACAAAGGTGTGCATCGTGTTTTAA
- a CDS encoding DUF2752 domain-containing protein, whose translation MRTAIYSKINVELIVWPVGMLLLYLMTPSENSHTLCLFKNAGLPFCPGCGLGHGIHYFLHGQWKESLHHHWLSPVVVAVLLHRTIQLARFQYAEFK comes from the coding sequence ATGCGAACTGCTATTTACAGCAAAATCAATGTGGAATTGATCGTATGGCCGGTAGGAATGCTATTATTATACCTGATGACGCCATCCGAAAACAGTCACACATTATGCCTGTTTAAAAATGCAGGTCTCCCCTTTTGCCCCGGCTGCGGATTAGGACATGGTATTCATTATTTTTTGCATGGACAATGGAAGGAATCACTTCATCATCATTGGCTGTCTCCCGTAGTAGTAGCGGTTTTGCTACATCGTACCATACAGCTGGCCCGTTTCCAGTACGCTGAATTTAAATAA
- a CDS encoding TM2 domain-containing protein, translating to MTDYSFAMLPGIEAEEVLWLQELSKNFSQENKQRFLAVYQSRRKDPQIILLCSLIGFFGAAGIQRFLINQVGMGIIYLVTLGFCFVGTIIDAVNYRKLAWEFNKKEALTSAALLGL from the coding sequence ATGACTGATTATTCATTTGCGATGTTACCAGGTATCGAAGCGGAAGAAGTGCTGTGGTTGCAGGAATTGAGCAAAAATTTCAGCCAGGAAAACAAACAGCGTTTTCTGGCCGTATATCAATCCCGGCGTAAAGATCCGCAGATCATCCTGCTTTGCAGCCTGATTGGCTTCTTTGGCGCTGCCGGCATCCAGCGTTTCCTCATCAACCAGGTAGGCATGGGGATTATTTACCTGGTCACCCTGGGCTTTTGCTTTGTAGGAACCATCATTGATGCGGTGAACTATCGCAAGCTGGCATGGGAATTCAACAAAAAAGAAGCCCTTACTTCCGCCGCACTTTTAGGGCTGTAA
- a CDS encoding HAD family phosphatase, which produces MKGIKNIIFDLGGVLLNINYKLTNDAFVALGVTNFHELYTQFQGADLFNNLETGHISTAEFLEEMHRHVPESVTDEALTTAWNAMLLDFPLQRLQLLQQLRQHYNLYLLSNTNAIHLEAFNKILQESRGIPSLTTFFEKAYYSHLMGYRKPDKASYQLVLEENNLKAEETLFIDDTLPNIEGAQAVGLQTIHLQSPKTILDIFRPQNAG; this is translated from the coding sequence ATGAAAGGCATTAAAAATATCATTTTTGACCTGGGGGGTGTCCTCCTCAATATCAATTATAAGCTGACCAATGATGCATTTGTAGCGTTGGGCGTTACAAACTTCCATGAATTGTATACGCAGTTTCAGGGGGCGGACCTGTTCAACAACCTCGAAACGGGCCATATCAGTACGGCTGAATTCCTGGAAGAAATGCACCGGCATGTTCCAGAGAGTGTAACGGATGAAGCTTTAACGACCGCATGGAATGCCATGCTGCTGGACTTCCCGCTGCAACGCCTGCAATTATTGCAGCAGTTGCGGCAGCATTATAACCTGTATCTGCTGAGTAATACCAATGCGATTCACCTGGAGGCGTTTAATAAGATCCTGCAGGAGAGCAGGGGAATTCCGTCACTGACCACATTTTTTGAGAAAGCATACTATTCGCACCTGATGGGGTACCGGAAGCCCGACAAGGCTTCTTATCAGCTGGTGCTGGAAGAGAATAACCTGAAAGCGGAAGAAACGTTGTTTATTGATGATACCCTGCCTAATATTGAAGGTGCACAGGCGGTAGGATTGCAAACGATTCACTTGCAGTCGCCTAAAACCATCCTGGATATTTTTAGACCACAGAACGCCGGATAA
- a CDS encoding Abi family protein: MTTPYTKPSTSTSHQIALLQRRGLTIDDPLEAEHYLKHIGYYRLAGYWQIFQNDAVTHTFIPGSTFEQIAELYNFDRELRILLLNAIERIEVSFRSVLVNEMCSAYHPAWFTRVEYAFSEEVLDKILKTIDKELSRSNEDFVAHHDRKYGTDKYPPAWKTMQVLSFGVLSKIYGNIHKNVPEKKKIAKIYGLPSEAWMHSWMQVISVLRNYCAHHSRVCYRIFSFPPKDMRRPQLPWIKNAPPTGGPLSQHLYYQLCAVRYLLHTCCPDNHFNDELRQLIIKSPGVELNRMGFIPEWEHEDLWQ, from the coding sequence ATGACTACCCCCTACACAAAACCATCTACATCAACCTCCCATCAGATAGCCCTTTTACAGCGAAGGGGATTAACTATTGATGATCCTCTTGAGGCAGAACACTATTTAAAGCACATTGGATACTATAGATTAGCTGGCTATTGGCAAATCTTCCAGAATGATGCTGTGACACATACTTTTATTCCAGGATCTACTTTTGAACAAATAGCCGAGTTATATAACTTTGATCGTGAATTAAGAATTTTGTTACTTAATGCAATAGAGCGTATAGAAGTATCCTTTCGTTCTGTCTTGGTCAATGAAATGTGTTCAGCGTATCATCCTGCTTGGTTTACTCGTGTTGAATATGCATTTAGTGAAGAAGTATTAGATAAAATTCTTAAAACCATTGACAAAGAATTAAGCCGTTCAAATGAAGATTTTGTAGCTCATCATGATCGCAAGTATGGAACGGACAAATACCCTCCTGCCTGGAAAACAATGCAAGTACTTTCCTTTGGCGTGCTTTCAAAAATATATGGCAACATTCATAAAAACGTACCAGAAAAAAAGAAAATCGCAAAAATTTACGGCCTTCCTAGTGAAGCATGGATGCATAGCTGGATGCAAGTAATATCTGTATTGAGGAATTATTGTGCGCATCATTCAAGAGTATGTTACCGTATATTTAGTTTTCCTCCAAAGGACATGCGGCGCCCACAATTGCCTTGGATTAAGAATGCTCCCCCCACCGGCGGCCCACTTAGTCAACATCTTTATTATCAATTGTGTGCAGTAAGGTATTTATTACATACTTGTTGTCCTGATAATCATTTCAACGACGAGTTAAGACAATTGATAATAAAATCTCCAGGGGTAGAATTAAACCGCATGGGATTCATTCCTGAATGGGAGCATGAAGACTTGTGGCAGTAA
- a CDS encoding DNA-3-methyladenine glycosylase 2 family protein: MWTRPNTFESLVHIILEQQVSLASALAALNKLRERLPKITPDKLLELTDEELKACYFSRQKMSYVRSLAEAIQSRQFNPKAMEKLPDEEVRKKLVALKGIGNWTVDVYLMFVLRRADIFPIGDLAAVNALKQVKKLPKDTSVEKLLSLSAAWQPHRTVATMILWHYYLSLRVKDKSVEVEKVKKAVTL; the protein is encoded by the coding sequence ATGTGGACAAGACCAAATACGTTCGAAAGCCTGGTGCATATTATACTGGAACAACAGGTATCGCTGGCTTCCGCCCTGGCAGCACTAAATAAACTGCGTGAAAGACTCCCAAAAATAACTCCTGACAAACTACTGGAACTAACAGATGAAGAATTAAAAGCCTGTTATTTTAGCCGTCAGAAAATGTCTTATGTCAGATCTCTGGCGGAGGCCATTCAAAGCAGGCAGTTCAACCCAAAAGCAATGGAGAAATTGCCTGATGAAGAAGTCCGTAAAAAACTGGTTGCCTTAAAAGGAATTGGCAACTGGACGGTAGATGTTTATCTGATGTTTGTGCTCCGCCGGGCGGATATTTTTCCAATCGGCGACCTGGCAGCAGTAAATGCACTGAAACAGGTTAAAAAACTGCCAAAGGATACTTCAGTGGAAAAATTACTTAGTCTGTCAGCCGCATGGCAACCCCACCGGACTGTTGCCACAATGATATTGTGGCATTATTACCTGTCGTTAAGGGTAAAAGACAAATCGGTGGAAGTAGAGAAGGTGAAGAAGGCGGTTACGCTTTGA
- a CDS encoding methylated-DNA--[protein]-cysteine S-methyltransferase, which produces METKHISAITPAHIKGNTTAYYYKTMASPVGKLKLIASDKGLAAVLWENDNPNRIQVSADVEDKNHPILCKAEGQLNEYFAKKRNTFSIELDFVGTEFQKKIWAALLTIPFGETRTYGQIAKQIGDPKAVRAVGAAAGKNPVSIITPCHRVIGASGKLVGFAGGLDNKHCLLQLESKVNPTLF; this is translated from the coding sequence ATGGAAACGAAACACATCTCTGCTATAACACCAGCCCACATCAAAGGGAATACGACAGCATATTATTATAAAACAATGGCATCTCCTGTAGGAAAGCTAAAACTGATAGCCAGTGATAAAGGGCTTGCTGCCGTTCTTTGGGAAAATGACAACCCGAATCGCATACAGGTAAGTGCTGATGTAGAGGATAAAAACCATCCCATCCTCTGTAAGGCAGAAGGGCAACTCAACGAATATTTTGCCAAAAAAAGAAATACATTTTCTATTGAACTGGATTTTGTAGGAACTGAATTTCAAAAAAAAATATGGGCAGCACTGCTAACTATCCCTTTTGGAGAAACGAGAACTTATGGGCAGATCGCAAAACAAATTGGTGATCCGAAAGCAGTACGTGCTGTTGGAGCCGCTGCGGGCAAAAATCCTGTTTCTATCATTACGCCTTGTCACCGGGTAATAGGCGCCTCCGGGAAATTAGTTGGATTTGCAGGTGGCCTGGATAACAAGCACTGCTTACTTCAATTAGAAAGCAAGGTGAACCCCACTCTTTTTTAA
- a CDS encoding glycoside hydrolase family 31 protein: MYKNILPGLSGLLLLLTCCAATAQNQVMKIGKINTVNISGQQIKINAENAFAEITVYSPSVIRVRMDKQPLTADFSYAVIAKPVTTKTQIAQTDSEISITTDSLRMRITKRPFSISFFTPSGEVINEDEPGLTTSWIGNDVTTYKKMQEGERFIGLGEKTGNLDRKGEGYTNWNSDVFGYATNKDPIYATIPFYVGIHHHLNYGIFFDNTFQSDFNFGASNNRFSSFGARGGEMNYYFIYHPQMADIITSYTSLTGRMPMPPLWSLGYQQNRYSYYPDTEVMRIAQTLREKKIPADGITLDIHYMDAYKLFTWNKDRFPNPRQLTSQLKDMGFKITVIVDPGIKVEEGYAAYENGKKENIFLKYSDGENYTGQVWPGWCHFPDFTSMKGRDWWKGQIKSYIRDGVSGIWNDMNEIATWGQKMPDNVIFNYEGHPVTHQQGHNIYGLQMVRASYEGTREELKKRPFLLTRAAYAGSQRYSALWTGDNRAEEDHMLLGVRLLNSLGVSGMAFTGMDVGGFTGNPTVSLYARWMQIGAFIPYFRSHTGINTKSAEPWTFGEEVLEISRNYINLRYHLLPYLYSTLFESTRTGMPVMRTLALNNTFDAKVYDTRFQNQYGFGNAFMIAPFESTKEFGKIYFPEGKWYNFYTDAVIDGQQEVTTDLSIKILPVYVKESSIIPMQSLIQSTIEKPVDTLFLHIYKGDKTNTFVYYEDDGESFDNEKGVFYQRAITYNPADKKIVLEKTAGSYQSKFHYVKLLLHGFSSQKSITINGSQLSLQAGTHAFLSPISRFDPQGTFIPADSCLIQQATFGNSNELINVGL, encoded by the coding sequence ATGTATAAAAACATTCTGCCGGGGCTTTCAGGTCTGCTCTTGCTACTAACCTGCTGTGCTGCCACCGCCCAAAACCAGGTGATGAAGATCGGAAAAATAAATACGGTCAATATCTCCGGACAGCAAATAAAGATCAACGCAGAAAATGCTTTCGCAGAAATCACCGTGTATAGTCCGTCCGTGATCAGGGTACGTATGGATAAGCAACCCCTCACCGCCGACTTCTCTTACGCCGTCATTGCAAAGCCGGTTACAACAAAAACACAGATAGCGCAAACAGACAGTGAGATCAGTATAACCACCGATTCCCTGCGCATGCGCATTACAAAAAGGCCTTTCTCCATTAGTTTTTTTACCCCTTCGGGAGAAGTGATCAACGAGGATGAACCAGGATTAACCACTTCCTGGATCGGTAATGATGTAACAACCTACAAGAAGATGCAGGAGGGCGAAAGATTTATAGGCCTGGGCGAAAAAACAGGTAACCTTGATCGTAAAGGTGAAGGCTATACGAACTGGAACTCCGATGTATTCGGATACGCTACCAACAAGGACCCTATCTATGCTACCATTCCTTTTTATGTAGGCATCCATCACCATCTCAACTACGGCATTTTCTTCGACAACACCTTTCAAAGCGATTTCAATTTCGGCGCCAGCAACAACCGGTTTTCTTCTTTCGGCGCCAGGGGAGGAGAGATGAATTATTATTTCATCTACCACCCGCAAATGGCAGACATTATTACTTCGTATACCAGTCTTACCGGCCGCATGCCCATGCCGCCCTTGTGGAGCCTGGGATACCAGCAAAACCGCTACAGCTACTATCCTGACACGGAAGTAATGCGTATCGCACAAACATTGCGGGAAAAGAAAATCCCCGCCGACGGTATCACACTGGACATTCATTATATGGATGCCTATAAGCTGTTTACCTGGAATAAAGATCGCTTCCCAAATCCCAGGCAACTCACCAGTCAACTGAAAGACATGGGCTTTAAGATAACGGTGATCGTAGATCCGGGTATCAAAGTAGAAGAAGGCTATGCGGCCTATGAAAACGGAAAAAAAGAAAATATCTTCCTCAAATACAGCGATGGTGAAAACTATACCGGCCAGGTATGGCCCGGCTGGTGCCACTTTCCGGACTTCACCAGTATGAAGGGCCGCGACTGGTGGAAAGGGCAGATAAAATCGTATATCCGTGACGGTGTGAGCGGTATCTGGAATGACATGAACGAAATTGCTACCTGGGGACAGAAAATGCCCGACAATGTCATCTTCAACTACGAAGGTCATCCGGTTACACATCAGCAAGGACATAACATCTACGGTCTTCAAATGGTGCGCGCCAGTTATGAAGGCACAAGGGAAGAACTGAAAAAAAGACCCTTCCTGTTAACACGTGCAGCATATGCCGGTAGTCAGCGTTACAGCGCCCTGTGGACCGGTGATAACCGCGCCGAAGAAGATCATATGCTGTTAGGCGTAAGGCTGTTGAATAGTTTAGGTGTAAGCGGTATGGCCTTCACTGGTATGGATGTAGGTGGCTTTACCGGTAATCCTACCGTAAGTCTGTATGCCCGCTGGATGCAGATAGGCGCTTTTATTCCTTATTTCAGGAGTCATACCGGTATCAATACCAAGTCCGCCGAGCCCTGGACTTTCGGAGAAGAAGTGCTGGAGATCTCCCGTAATTATATCAACCTGCGCTATCATCTCCTGCCATATCTCTACAGTACCCTGTTCGAATCTACGCGTACGGGCATGCCCGTTATGCGTACACTGGCACTTAACAATACGTTCGATGCAAAAGTATATGACACCCGTTTTCAGAATCAATATGGTTTTGGCAATGCGTTCATGATCGCGCCTTTCGAGAGTACCAAAGAATTTGGTAAAATATATTTCCCCGAAGGGAAGTGGTACAACTTTTATACGGATGCCGTTATCGATGGCCAGCAGGAAGTTACAACAGACCTCAGCATTAAAATCTTACCGGTGTATGTAAAAGAAAGCAGTATCATTCCCATGCAATCATTGATTCAGTCTACCATAGAAAAGCCTGTAGACACGCTTTTCCTGCACATCTATAAAGGCGATAAGACAAATACATTTGTTTATTATGAAGATGATGGTGAAAGCTTCGACAATGAGAAAGGTGTCTTCTATCAACGCGCCATTACTTATAACCCTGCCGATAAAAAAATCGTGCTGGAAAAAACTGCCGGCAGTTATCAGTCAAAATTTCATTACGTCAAATTACTGTTGCATGGGTTTTCATCACAAAAAAGTATAACCATTAACGGTAGTCAGCTGTCTTTACAGGCAGGTACACATGCTTTCCTGTCGCCTATTTCCCGGTTTGATCCGCAGGGTACATTTATTCCGGCAGATAGTTGTCTTATTCAACAGGCTACTTTCGGTAATAGTAACGAGCTTATTAACGTGGGTTTATAA
- a CDS encoding RagB/SusD family nutrient uptake outer membrane protein — translation MTLNIIRSVIVIACCVGYTACSLDEKLGSTLTKDQADSIIKAPQLLQNAYNNLQNAYQAFSQTWGMSEMSTDEALGPTRGGDWDDNGVWRALHEHKWTPDHAHIQNTFSALLLEQFSATNVLNFHPTPEQEAEARFLRALSMFSVLDLYGQVPFRNPTDTLLTAPKVFKAPEAIDFIIAELNEILPNLADRPAAQAYVANKDAARFLLMKMYLNKGTFTNRQTPTFDAADMQKVITLADEINATATYRLADNYYDNFARDNDVKSTENIFTQQNGPGFSTVRNGDAVFCRWMCTLHYSQTPSGWNGFTTLSDFYDKYEAADKRLGGAYPNLTEKTGLKVGFLVGQQYDQHGNKILDRKGRPLVFTREVELRATGDQVEMAGIRVIKYPPDLLTSEKSLSNNEASNDFVFFRYADVMLMKAEALLRTGKGGEALPIINQIRSKRGASTFGALTLDNLLDERGRELYWEGWRRQDLIRFGKFLQPWQLKPTDDPKYLLYPIPTSDLAVNKNLEQNPGY, via the coding sequence ATGACTTTGAATATAATCCGATCAGTTATCGTAATAGCCTGCTGCGTAGGATATACCGCCTGTAGCCTGGATGAAAAACTAGGCTCCACCCTCACCAAAGACCAGGCGGATTCCATTATTAAAGCGCCGCAGCTGCTGCAAAACGCTTATAATAATCTGCAGAATGCCTATCAGGCCTTTTCCCAGACATGGGGTATGTCTGAAATGAGTACAGACGAAGCCCTTGGGCCCACACGTGGAGGCGACTGGGATGACAATGGCGTTTGGCGTGCCCTTCATGAACACAAATGGACACCCGATCACGCACATATTCAGAATACATTCAGTGCCTTGCTGCTGGAACAATTCAGCGCCACCAACGTACTGAACTTTCACCCCACACCCGAACAGGAAGCAGAAGCCCGCTTTCTCCGCGCATTATCCATGTTTTCCGTACTGGATCTGTATGGTCAGGTTCCTTTCCGTAATCCTACAGATACCCTGCTGACAGCACCTAAAGTGTTTAAAGCACCGGAAGCCATCGATTTTATCATTGCCGAATTAAATGAAATTCTGCCCAACCTGGCCGACAGGCCCGCTGCGCAGGCATATGTTGCCAATAAAGATGCCGCACGTTTCCTGCTGATGAAAATGTATCTCAACAAAGGTACATTCACTAACCGGCAAACACCCACCTTCGATGCAGCGGATATGCAAAAGGTGATCACACTGGCAGATGAAATCAATGCCACAGCTACTTATCGGCTTGCAGATAACTATTACGACAACTTCGCCCGCGATAATGATGTGAAATCAACAGAGAATATTTTCACACAGCAAAACGGACCGGGATTCAGTACCGTCCGCAATGGTGATGCTGTATTTTGCAGATGGATGTGTACCCTCCACTACAGCCAGACACCAAGTGGCTGGAACGGATTCACCACCCTCTCAGACTTCTATGATAAATATGAAGCTGCTGATAAAAGGTTAGGTGGCGCATATCCTAACCTGACAGAAAAAACCGGCCTGAAAGTAGGCTTCCTGGTAGGACAGCAATACGATCAGCATGGCAACAAAATACTGGACAGAAAAGGACGGCCACTGGTATTTACACGGGAAGTGGAACTGAGAGCTACCGGCGACCAGGTAGAAATGGCAGGCATCAGGGTGATTAAATATCCGCCAGATCTGCTTACCAGCGAAAAATCATTGAGTAACAATGAAGCGAGCAATGATTTTGTTTTCTTCCGTTATGCAGATGTAATGCTGATGAAAGCAGAAGCCCTTTTGAGAACCGGCAAAGGCGGTGAAGCACTTCCCATCATCAACCAGATCCGCAGCAAACGTGGCGCCTCCACTTTCGGCGCACTGACCCTCGATAATCTACTCGATGAAAGAGGCCGCGAATTATACTGGGAAGGCTGGAGAAGACAGGATCTTATCCGCTTCGGAAAATTCCTGCAACCATGGCAGTTGAAACCAACAGACGATCCGAAGTACCTGTTGTATCCTATTCCAACCAGTGATCTGGCCGTTAATAAAAACCTGGAACAGAATCCGGGCTACTGA